The following are encoded together in the Methanosarcina flavescens genome:
- a CDS encoding COG2426 family protein: MSVELALVDMLGAVPHWLAVLILGAVPVSELRGAIPVAMGIYGMGPFEAFFFSVLGNLLPVIPLLLFLEPVSNYLRRYSIFDTFFTWLFSRTRRNNTENFEKYGLLALTVFVAIPLPATGAWSGCAAAFVFGVKFRQALPAIALGVMIAGVIVTALTVTGIGLADMVLGV; the protein is encoded by the coding sequence ATGTCTGTTGAACTAGCATTAGTAGATATGCTGGGGGCTGTCCCCCACTGGCTTGCGGTTTTGATTCTAGGAGCTGTACCCGTTTCCGAACTGAGGGGGGCAATCCCTGTCGCAATGGGCATTTATGGAATGGGACCCTTCGAAGCCTTCTTCTTCTCAGTGCTTGGGAACCTTCTTCCTGTAATTCCCCTTCTGCTCTTCCTTGAACCGGTCTCGAACTATCTCAGACGCTATTCAATCTTTGATACTTTCTTCACCTGGCTTTTCTCAAGAACCCGCAGGAACAATACTGAGAATTTTGAGAAATACGGACTCCTTGCGCTGACCGTTTTTGTAGCCATACCCCTGCCCGCTACAGGCGCCTGGTCAGGTTGTGCAGCAGCATTTGTATTCGGGGTCAAGTTCAGGCAGGCGCTGCCAGCAATTGCTCTCGGCGTCATGATAGCCGGAGTTATAGTAACTGCCCTTACTGTGACAGGCATAGGTCTCGCTGATATGGTCCTGGGTGTATAA
- the oadA gene encoding sodium-extruding oxaloacetate decarboxylase subunit alpha, with product MSVKITETILRDAHQSLLATRMRTRDMLEVVGQLDQIGYFSLEMWGGATFDSCIRYLNEDPWQRLRDIKKGMSNTYAQMLLRGQNLVGYRHYSDDVVEKFITKSYQNGIDVFRIFDAVNDIRNMEFSIKVAKGLGAHVQGTVCYTISPVHTVEKYVELAKQLQELECDSICVKDMAGLLSPNDATQIINSMKKEISIPISLHCHCTSGMAPMSYMAACGAGVDILDTALSPLAWGTSQPPTETVVAALKGTPYDTGLDLEAFEEVVKYFKSLKEKYRGILDPISEQIDTNVLIYQIPGGMLSNLVSQLKEQNALDKYGTVLDEMPKVREELGYPPLVTPTSQIVGTQAVLNVLMGERYKVIPKEVKDYVRGLYGRPPAPISPEIIGKVIGDEEPIHCRPADLLKPEYEKRKKEAEEIGIAKSEEDILTYILYPAIAPKFLKGEVEEEVLAVAAPAVQQEYTIPNHFKVEVDDEIYEVKVEPLGGGISVSEASPKKPSADSVKGAVSSSMQGMILSLKVKVEDTVAEGDTVAVIEAMKMENAVHAPNSGIVKEIFVSEGDTVSPGDIIMSIE from the coding sequence ATGAGTGTAAAAATTACCGAAACCATCCTCCGGGATGCACATCAGTCTCTCCTGGCAACCAGAATGCGGACAAGAGATATGCTCGAAGTGGTTGGGCAACTGGACCAGATCGGGTATTTCTCTCTCGAAATGTGGGGAGGTGCTACCTTTGACAGCTGTATTCGCTACCTTAATGAAGATCCATGGCAGCGGCTAAGAGATATCAAGAAAGGAATGAGCAATACCTATGCACAGATGCTGCTCAGGGGTCAGAACCTTGTAGGGTACAGGCACTATTCGGATGATGTGGTCGAGAAATTCATTACTAAGTCCTACCAGAACGGAATTGACGTTTTCCGGATTTTTGATGCGGTTAACGATATCCGGAACATGGAATTCTCTATTAAGGTGGCAAAAGGGCTTGGTGCTCACGTTCAGGGTACAGTTTGCTATACAATAAGTCCAGTGCACACTGTTGAGAAATATGTTGAACTTGCAAAACAGCTTCAAGAACTTGAGTGCGATTCCATCTGTGTCAAAGATATGGCAGGTCTTCTTTCCCCTAACGATGCTACCCAAATAATAAATTCCATGAAAAAGGAAATCTCCATTCCAATTTCTCTGCACTGCCACTGTACCTCAGGAATGGCTCCTATGAGCTATATGGCAGCCTGTGGGGCAGGGGTGGATATTTTGGATACTGCACTTTCCCCCCTTGCCTGGGGAACTTCCCAGCCTCCGACTGAAACAGTTGTAGCTGCCCTTAAGGGCACTCCTTATGATACGGGACTTGATCTCGAAGCTTTTGAAGAGGTTGTTAAATACTTTAAAAGTTTGAAAGAGAAATACAGGGGTATACTTGACCCTATTTCCGAGCAGATCGATACTAATGTCCTTATCTATCAGATCCCGGGAGGGATGCTCTCAAACCTGGTTTCTCAATTAAAGGAGCAAAATGCTCTTGATAAGTATGGAACTGTTCTTGACGAGATGCCAAAGGTTAGAGAGGAACTTGGATATCCGCCTCTTGTCACTCCCACAAGCCAGATAGTGGGCACCCAGGCAGTGCTCAACGTGCTCATGGGCGAGCGTTATAAGGTTATTCCTAAAGAAGTAAAGGACTATGTGCGTGGACTTTACGGGCGACCTCCTGCTCCCATAAGCCCTGAGATAATAGGCAAGGTGATCGGAGATGAAGAACCTATTCACTGCCGTCCTGCCGATCTTCTTAAGCCTGAATACGAGAAAAGGAAAAAGGAAGCTGAGGAAATAGGCATTGCAAAATCCGAGGAAGATATCCTTACCTATATTCTCTATCCGGCTATAGCCCCCAAATTCCTGAAAGGAGAAGTGGAAGAAGAAGTTCTGGCAGTCGCTGCCCCTGCAGTTCAGCAGGAGTATACAATTCCAAACCATTTCAAGGTTGAAGTAGATGATGAAATCTACGAGGTCAAGGTTGAGCCACTGGGCGGTGGAATTTCCGTATCTGAGGCATCTCCCAAGAAACCAAGTGCCGATTCCGTTAAAGGAGCCGTGAGCAGTTCAATGCAAGGCATGATCCTCTCTCTTAAGGTCAAGGTCGAAGACACCGTTGCAGAAGGCGATACAGTCGCTGTTATCGAAGCTATGAAAATGGAGAATGCTGTCCACGCTCCCAATTCAGGCATTGTAAAAGAAATTTTCGTTTCTGAAGGCGACACTGTATCTCCCGGAGACATAATAATGTCAATCGAATAA
- a CDS encoding histone family protein, with translation MEDNMAKVIPFAPIERLIRTAGAHRVSESAGVTLTEILEEYGLEISREAIKLAEHAGRKTVKAEDIKLAKEML, from the coding sequence TTGGAGGATAATATGGCAAAAGTAATACCGTTTGCACCAATTGAGCGTTTAATAAGGACTGCAGGTGCTCATAGAGTAAGTGAGAGTGCGGGAGTAACTCTTACAGAAATTCTGGAAGAATATGGACTTGAGATTTCAAGAGAAGCAATAAAACTTGCAGAACATGCAGGCAGAAAAACCGTAAAAGCTGAGGATATAAAATTAGCAAAAGAAATGTTATAA
- a CDS encoding acetyl-CoA carboxylase biotin carboxylase subunit: MFKKVLVANRGEIAIRVMRACRELGISTVAVCSEADKNALFAKYADEAYLIGPAPSSQSYLNMEAILAVAKNTGAEAIHPGYGFLSENPVFAKRCEEEGIVFIGPPSHVIAEMGSKIRARNLMMKAGVPVVPGTKDAVEDTDEALKIAEEIGYPVLIKASAGGGGIGMKVVHCKDELATALNSTRQMAGSAFGDSSVFIEKYAEEPRHIEIQILADRYGNTIYLSDRECSIQRRHQKLIEEAPSPIMTPELRAQMGEAAVRVAKTIGYVNAGTVEFLYSKGNFYFLEVNTRLQVEHGITEMITGVDIVREQLRIAWGEKLEFNQEDIVINGHAIECRINAEDPLNDFAPSPGKIRGYRSAGGPGVRVDSGVHTGYTISPYYDSMISKLCVWAKTRDVAIARMERALYEYVIVGVKTNIPFHKAVMRNPAFRRGDLTTSFIEDQKILESVEEVVKADAEKGATLASALDAKDKKVAAITAAVHAYVSMAQKTQH; the protein is encoded by the coding sequence ATGTTCAAAAAAGTACTCGTTGCAAATCGCGGTGAAATTGCGATAAGGGTTATGCGTGCCTGCCGAGAACTCGGGATTTCTACAGTCGCGGTCTGTTCGGAGGCTGACAAAAATGCCCTTTTTGCCAAGTATGCAGATGAGGCCTACCTTATAGGCCCGGCTCCTTCCAGCCAGAGCTATCTGAATATGGAAGCTATCCTTGCAGTTGCAAAAAACACAGGAGCTGAAGCAATTCATCCGGGCTATGGCTTCCTTTCCGAAAATCCTGTCTTTGCAAAACGCTGTGAAGAAGAAGGAATTGTTTTCATAGGCCCTCCCAGTCATGTGATTGCCGAGATGGGAAGCAAGATAAGGGCAAGGAACCTTATGATGAAGGCTGGCGTGCCTGTAGTGCCTGGAACGAAGGATGCAGTTGAGGATACGGATGAGGCTCTGAAGATAGCGGAAGAAATTGGCTATCCCGTCCTGATCAAAGCCTCGGCAGGAGGTGGCGGAATTGGAATGAAAGTGGTACATTGCAAGGACGAACTTGCCACCGCACTCAACTCAACCAGACAAATGGCTGGCTCGGCTTTTGGGGATTCCTCGGTCTTCATCGAGAAATATGCAGAAGAACCAAGGCACATAGAAATTCAAATTCTGGCAGATAGGTATGGAAACACAATTTACCTCTCAGATAGGGAGTGCTCCATCCAGAGAAGGCATCAGAAGCTCATTGAGGAAGCTCCTTCTCCTATCATGACCCCTGAACTCAGGGCACAGATGGGAGAAGCTGCAGTCAGAGTAGCAAAGACAATTGGTTATGTAAACGCCGGCACAGTGGAGTTTCTTTATTCAAAGGGCAACTTCTATTTCCTTGAGGTCAATACCCGCCTGCAGGTCGAACACGGGATAACCGAAATGATAACTGGTGTTGACATCGTAAGGGAACAGCTAAGGATAGCCTGGGGAGAAAAACTTGAGTTTAACCAGGAAGATATCGTCATTAACGGGCATGCTATCGAGTGCAGGATCAATGCGGAAGATCCGTTAAATGATTTTGCGCCTTCTCCTGGAAAGATCCGGGGATATCGGTCTGCAGGCGGTCCTGGAGTTAGGGTGGATAGCGGAGTACATACAGGTTACACGATCTCTCCATACTATGACTCGATGATCTCGAAGCTCTGTGTCTGGGCAAAGACAAGAGATGTAGCGATTGCCAGGATGGAACGAGCGCTTTACGAATATGTGATTGTTGGAGTAAAAACCAATATCCCTTTCCACAAGGCAGTTATGCGCAACCCGGCCTTCCGCAGGGGTGACCTTACAACGTCTTTTATCGAAGATCAGAAGATTCTGGAGTCAGTTGAAGAGGTCGTCAAAGCAGATGCTGAAAAGGGAGCTACTCTGGCCTCGGCTCTTGATGCAAAAGACAAAAAAGTTGCGGCTATCACTGCTGCTGTACACGCCTATGTAAGCATGGCACAGAAAACGCAGCACTGA
- a CDS encoding class I SAM-dependent methyltransferase: MLLQELLGIDEEVYFVEESYLAQRTLERTLDYLKGVRRFAEGGQIRLLRVREGEHTLGILLFNPAGEEVPVDFWSVFTGALAGTRSKKDFEVLTDSLLAFNLPEKDIEISSESWRDAVNEYYSLMLVNRNLCEGCSVKPESYGSIFSENRVRRVTEVFDILQKKGFYPEGKVLEVCCGNGMSTIALYRLGLDPLAVEINKCAVCQGLEQGVLNPKKTIVMDATSLSRYFEPGSFDAVMGFMLGLVYEFNKELWIGIMREAVSVAKEGGLILFTVSSKPEIEILARALLRMGVEGEIVDNTDSEGTYDQWFFVGRK, encoded by the coding sequence ATGCTTTTACAGGAACTCCTTGGTATTGATGAAGAGGTCTATTTTGTAGAGGAAAGTTATCTCGCCCAGAGGACTCTCGAGCGTACGCTTGATTATCTTAAGGGGGTACGGAGGTTTGCAGAGGGAGGGCAAATACGACTATTGAGGGTCCGGGAAGGAGAGCATACGCTCGGGATACTGCTTTTTAATCCGGCAGGTGAGGAAGTCCCTGTGGATTTTTGGTCGGTTTTTACCGGAGCTCTTGCGGGAACTCGCTCAAAGAAAGATTTTGAGGTTCTTACGGATTCTCTTCTTGCTTTTAATCTACCTGAGAAAGATATTGAGATCTCCTCGGAAAGTTGGCGAGATGCCGTCAATGAATATTACTCCCTTATGCTTGTAAACCGTAACCTCTGCGAGGGTTGTTCTGTTAAGCCTGAGTCTTATGGAAGTATTTTTTCCGAAAATCGTGTGCGAAGAGTAACAGAAGTTTTTGATATTCTTCAAAAAAAGGGTTTTTATCCTGAAGGCAAGGTTCTTGAGGTTTGTTGTGGAAACGGGATGTCCACAATTGCCCTTTACAGACTCGGACTTGACCCTTTGGCTGTAGAGATCAATAAATGTGCAGTCTGCCAGGGGCTTGAACAGGGAGTTTTAAACCCCAAAAAAACGATTGTAATGGACGCAACCTCCCTTTCACGATATTTTGAGCCTGGAAGCTTTGATGCAGTAATGGGATTTATGCTGGGGCTTGTCTATGAATTTAACAAAGAACTCTGGATAGGCATTATGAGAGAGGCAGTCTCGGTTGCAAAAGAGGGCGGTCTCATACTTTTTACAGTCAGCAGCAAACCTGAGATTGAGATTCTTGCCAGGGCTTTACTCAGGATGGGAGTTGAAGGGGAGATTGTAGATAACACAGACTCTGAGGGGACTTACGATCAGTGGTTCTTTGTAGGAAGAAAATAG
- a CDS encoding 4Fe-4S dicluster domain-containing protein has product MAKADKKNKKVVQSKKCVGCGICASVCPVNVKLMKSEDFDPETSELGIRILDGVAIINDEVCVRCGACSKICPVESLTVVDMESATA; this is encoded by the coding sequence ATGGCAAAAGCAGATAAGAAAAACAAAAAAGTAGTTCAGTCCAAAAAATGCGTTGGATGCGGAATCTGTGCTTCCGTTTGCCCTGTAAATGTAAAACTGATGAAAAGTGAAGACTTTGATCCCGAAACCTCTGAACTGGGAATCAGGATCCTGGACGGAGTAGCAATTATCAATGATGAAGTTTGTGTCCGCTGTGGAGCTTGCTCAAAGATTTGCCCTGTGGAATCTCTGACCGTAGTGGATATGGAGTCCGCAACCGCATAA
- a CDS encoding replication factor C small subunit encodes MVQALMEDSTIKEEIWIEKYRPIRLDQVVGQEETIERLKSYVATRNLPHLLFSGPPGVGKTASAVSIAREIFGEDLWRENFTELNASDERGIDVVRTKIKNFAKTAPIGGAEFKIIFLDEADALTSDAQSALRRTMERFSNNCRFILSCNYSSRIIEPIQSRCAVFRFRRLSEEAVRSRLEYIAKDQDLSITEDGYEALIYVSQGDMRKAVNSLQAAAFIDPEKPISRETIYRTTATANPEDIRNLIETALSGNFRVARKELNRLLYEEGLSGEDIIGQIYRAISEMDDRMILDLGLSERRIVELVDIVGEIDFRLTEGATEKIQLEALLAHFALSGAD; translated from the coding sequence ATGGTGCAAGCATTGATGGAGGACTCTACGATTAAAGAAGAGATCTGGATCGAAAAATACAGGCCTATCAGGCTGGACCAGGTGGTAGGGCAGGAAGAAACAATTGAACGCCTGAAATCCTACGTTGCAACGAGAAATCTTCCCCATCTCCTGTTTTCAGGGCCGCCTGGGGTCGGAAAAACAGCCTCTGCAGTATCGATTGCAAGAGAAATCTTCGGGGAAGATCTCTGGCGTGAGAACTTTACCGAACTCAATGCATCAGATGAAAGAGGTATTGATGTTGTCCGGACGAAAATTAAAAATTTTGCAAAAACTGCCCCTATAGGAGGAGCCGAGTTCAAAATTATCTTTCTGGACGAAGCCGATGCACTGACCTCGGATGCCCAATCTGCACTCAGGCGGACAATGGAGCGCTTCAGCAATAACTGCAGGTTTATTCTGTCCTGCAATTATTCTTCCAGAATTATAGAACCTATCCAGTCCCGCTGTGCAGTTTTCAGGTTCAGGCGCCTTTCTGAAGAGGCTGTCAGGAGCCGCCTTGAGTACATAGCTAAAGATCAGGATTTATCCATTACTGAAGACGGATATGAGGCACTTATTTACGTATCCCAGGGAGATATGAGAAAAGCTGTGAATTCTCTCCAAGCTGCTGCTTTCATAGATCCAGAAAAGCCTATATCCAGGGAAACCATTTATAGAACTACAGCAACCGCAAATCCTGAGGATATCAGGAACCTGATCGAAACGGCCCTGAGCGGGAATTTCAGGGTTGCACGAAAGGAACTGAACAGGTTGCTCTACGAAGAGGGTCTTTCCGGGGAAGATATAATTGGACAGATTTACAGGGCAATCTCGGAAATGGATGACCGGATGATTCTGGATCTCGGGCTTTCTGAAAGGCGCATTGTCGAACTCGTAGATATAGTAGGTGAGATCGATTTCAGGCTCACTGAAGGTGCTACTGAAAAGATTCAGCTCGAAGCTTTACTCGCACATTTTGCACTCTCAGGTGCAGATTAA